From Aedes albopictus strain Foshan chromosome 1, AalbF5, whole genome shotgun sequence, one genomic window encodes:
- the LOC134287396 gene encoding uncharacterized protein LOC134287396, which yields MAQDYAQQLAVALPTEEQLGAATLEDGWRDIRPAIGSTSATALGFATTPNHINDWYDGECEQLKNEKNAAWARMLQHRTRANEARYRRARNRQNSVFQRKKRQQEERDREAMEELYRTKDTRKFYEKLNCSRRGFVIQADICRDNHGNLLTSEREVVERWRQHYNEHLNGDVASSEGGVVSATCAGRKISNPQPPRD from the coding sequence atggctcaagactacgcgcagcagttagcagtggccctaccaacggaagagcagctcggcgcagctacacttgaagatggctggagggacatccgacccgccataggtagtacatcGGCTACAGCACTTGGCTTCGCGACGACCCCGAATCAcataaacgactggtacgacggcgaatgtgaacagttgaaaaacgagaagaatgcagcatgggcgagaatgctgcaacaccgtacgagagcgaatgaggcacgttacagacggGCGCGGAATAGGCAGAATTCAGTCTTccagaggaagaagcgccagcaggaagaacgagatcgcgaagcgatggaagagctgtaccgcactaaggatacacggaagttctacgagaagctgaactgctcCCGCAGAGGCTTTGTGATACAAGCCGACAtttgccgagacaatcacgggaatcttctcacgagcgaacgtgaggtggtcgagaggtggcggcagcattacaatgagcacctcaatggcgacgttgcaagcagcgaaggtggcgtggtatcaGCTACGTGCGCAggccgaaagatttccaacccCCAACCTCCAcgggattga